A genomic segment from Chitinophagaceae bacterium encodes:
- a CDS encoding sigma-70 family RNA polymerase sigma factor, with translation MSEENLPYKDDTELLELFSVTKDNEILGRLLQRYTYLLLGVCMKYLNNEDEAKDAVQQVFLKVIHELPRYKVEYFKSWIYTIARNHCLMLLRLKNKMPSPLSENIASVTEDPNLEQIIQKDIQLNQLNFALDQLNDEQKLCVTLFYLKKQTYQQIAELSGFTLMQVKSFIQNGKRNLKMKLLKMQENER, from the coding sequence TTGAGCGAAGAAAACTTACCATATAAGGATGATACTGAGCTACTTGAACTCTTTTCAGTAACAAAAGATAACGAGATATTAGGTCGCTTGCTTCAGCGCTATACCTATTTATTACTGGGGGTATGCATGAAATACCTCAACAACGAGGACGAAGCAAAAGATGCGGTACAACAGGTATTTTTAAAAGTAATTCATGAACTACCCAGGTATAAAGTGGAATATTTTAAAAGCTGGATATATACCATTGCCCGTAACCATTGCCTTATGCTGTTAAGGCTCAAAAACAAAATGCCATCACCGCTCAGTGAAAATATTGCTTCGGTTACGGAAGATCCTAATTTAGAACAAATAATACAAAAAGACATCCAATTAAACCAGCTCAACTTTGCCTTAGATCAACTTAATGATGAACAAAAGCTTTGTGTAACTTTATTTTATTTAAAAAAACAAACCTATCAGCAAATAGCCGAATTATCAGGATTTACTCTGATGCAGGTAAAAAGTTTTATACAAAACGGCAAAAGAAATTTAAAAATGAAACTATTGAAAATGCAGGAAAATGAACGATGA
- the ispG gene encoding (E)-4-hydroxy-3-methylbut-2-enyl-diphosphate synthase has protein sequence MQSYCNSLASYSRLKTREVKIGQLLLGNGHPIRVQTMTTTDTMDTQATVAQCIRCIEAGAEMVRITAPSKKEAENLLQIKNELRKRGYETPLIADIHFTPNAAEIAAKIVEKVRINPGNYIDKKKFEQIEYSDADYAEEIERIRERFTPLVKICKEHGTAMRIGTNHGSLSDRIMSRYGDTAIGMVESAMEFLRIARSENYHNIMLSMKSSNPLVMAQAYRLLVKHMSDEFAECYPLHLGVTEAGDGEDGRIKSAIGIGSLLQDGIGDTIRVSLTEDPEFEIPVCKDLLKNLPAENTIVAKVELPYSPFEYARRNTHEIINTGKKHVPVVIADFMLQKLITPADLVSIGYVYNPETDKWKIADGAADFIFTHDKTINFHLPGTLRVICSYKTWLHTNEPEKYFPLFDGSNYQNANRTSPLLNFIAVNADEDCSAIIAFLQNNTNFVPCIFSNEVNAMQQCRMFFIELMQQKITNPVVIAVESNAVTIDEQLINFSVVSGGLFLDGLGDGIWLINNPEKLENIGMKGRTYLPMENNHRFLNNTSFSILQAVRTRISKTEFISCPSCGRTLFDLQETTAKIRAVTQHLKGLKIAIMGCIVNGPGEMADADFGYVGSGPGKITLYKGKKVVKKNINSDIAVQELINLLKENEVWIDAETQVKMQL, from the coding sequence ATGCAATCGTATTGCAATTCATTGGCCAGCTATAGCCGGCTTAAAACACGAGAAGTTAAAATTGGGCAACTCCTTTTAGGTAATGGCCATCCAATAAGGGTGCAAACCATGACCACAACCGATACTATGGATACCCAGGCAACAGTAGCGCAATGCATTCGTTGTATTGAAGCTGGTGCAGAAATGGTGCGTATTACAGCTCCTTCTAAAAAAGAAGCAGAGAATCTTTTGCAAATTAAAAATGAGCTAAGGAAAAGGGGATATGAAACCCCGCTAATTGCAGATATCCACTTTACGCCCAATGCTGCAGAAATTGCCGCAAAGATTGTTGAAAAAGTGAGAATTAATCCGGGTAATTATATAGACAAAAAAAAATTTGAACAAATAGAATATTCCGATGCAGATTATGCAGAAGAAATTGAAAGGATTCGAGAGCGTTTTACCCCACTGGTAAAAATTTGCAAAGAGCATGGCACTGCTATGCGTATAGGCACCAACCATGGCAGCCTTAGCGACCGTATTATGAGCCGTTATGGCGATACTGCCATAGGCATGGTGGAAAGTGCAATGGAGTTTTTGCGTATTGCCCGCAGTGAAAATTACCACAATATAATGCTGAGCATGAAGAGCAGTAACCCATTGGTGATGGCCCAGGCATATCGCCTGCTTGTAAAGCACATGAGCGACGAATTTGCTGAATGTTATCCATTGCACCTTGGGGTAACAGAAGCTGGAGATGGGGAAGATGGAAGGATAAAATCGGCGATTGGAATAGGTTCCCTTTTGCAGGATGGAATTGGGGATACCATTAGGGTAAGTTTAACGGAAGACCCCGAGTTTGAAATACCAGTTTGTAAAGATTTGCTCAAAAACCTTCCAGCAGAAAATACAATAGTAGCAAAAGTTGAATTGCCCTATTCACCTTTTGAATATGCAAGGAGAAACACTCATGAAATTATTAATACCGGTAAAAAGCATGTACCAGTTGTAATTGCAGATTTTATGCTGCAGAAACTAATAACTCCTGCAGATTTGGTATCTATTGGCTATGTTTATAACCCGGAAACAGATAAATGGAAAATTGCCGATGGCGCAGCCGACTTCATTTTTACTCATGATAAAACAATCAATTTTCACCTTCCGGGCACTTTAAGGGTAATATGTAGTTATAAAACATGGCTGCATACAAATGAACCCGAAAAGTATTTTCCTTTGTTTGATGGATCGAACTATCAAAATGCCAACCGCACATCACCGTTGCTCAACTTTATTGCCGTAAATGCAGATGAGGATTGTTCAGCTATTATTGCTTTTTTGCAAAACAATACAAATTTTGTGCCTTGTATTTTTTCAAATGAAGTAAATGCCATGCAACAATGCCGGATGTTTTTTATTGAATTAATGCAGCAAAAAATTACCAACCCGGTTGTAATAGCAGTGGAAAGCAATGCCGTAACTATTGATGAGCAGTTAATCAATTTTTCCGTAGTTTCAGGAGGGTTGTTTTTAGATGGCCTTGGCGATGGTATATGGTTGATTAATAACCCCGAAAAGCTGGAAAATATTGGCATGAAGGGAAGAACTTATTTGCCTATGGAAAATAATCATCGGTTCTTAAATAATACTTCTTTTTCCATATTGCAGGCGGTGCGTACCAGGATTTCCAAAACAGAATTTATCAGTTGCCCAAGTTGTGGCCGTACCCTTTTTGATTTACAGGAAACCACCGCAAAAATAAGAGCTGTTACCCAGCACCTAAAAGGGTTGAAAATAGCAATTATGGGATGTATTGTAAATGGCCCTGGGGAAATGGCCGATGCCGATTTTGGTTATGTGGGCAGCGGCCCCGGTAAAATAACTTTATACAAAGGGAAAAAAGTTGTGAAAAAAAATATCAATAGCGATATTGCCGTGCAGGAATTGATCAATTTATTGAAAGAAAATGAGGTGTGGATAGATGCGGAGACGCAGGTTAAGATGCAACTATAA
- the secG gene encoding preprotein translocase subunit SecG — protein MLVIFGILVILAAVILGLIVLIQNPKGGGLSGTFGGFGNQFMGVKQTTDVLEKSTWVFAGIVALLCLISPAFIPKEGAASGDDLLKSTPVSVPKSQPAPATNATQMPGTVAPDSNK, from the coding sequence ATGTTAGTTATATTCGGAATATTAGTGATACTTGCAGCAGTTATACTGGGCTTAATCGTGTTAATTCAAAATCCCAAAGGTGGTGGCCTATCCGGTACTTTTGGTGGTTTTGGCAACCAGTTTATGGGTGTAAAACAAACTACAGATGTACTGGAAAAAAGTACCTGGGTTTTTGCCGGTATTGTGGCTTTGTTATGCCTCATTTCCCCGGCTTTTATTCCAAAAGAAGGTGCAGCATCCGGCGATGATTTACTAAAAAGCACACCGGTTTCCGTACCTAAATCTCAACCGGCACCTGCTACCAATGCAACACAAATGCCAGGAACGGTTGCTCCCGATAGCAATAAATAA
- a CDS encoding sigma-54-dependent Fis family transcriptional regulator, whose translation MELQSLKNRFGIIGNSPGLNHALNVAAQVANTDLSVLINGESGVGKEVFSQIIHALSARKHNPFIAVNCGAIPEGTIDSELFGHEKGSFTGAVDGRKGYFETVNGGTIFLDEIGELPLGTQARLLRVLETGEYIRVGSSKVQKTDVRVIAATNKDLLESTHTGKFREDLYYRLNTVPIRVPALRDRKEDIYLLFRKFASDFADKYKTTPVQLSDGAVEVLLHYSWPGNVRELKNIAEQISVLSKDKSVSADQFRGFLPETHYDRLPVLAGTGTSVSHAEFANEREILYKLFFDMKKDVNELKKMFFDILQNPAHAAPVFNNENHQVHNEIYPASNGANTLISGNPSVILPGRSSNVIQPHEEVEESLSIMDKEKELIIKALKKHRGKRKDASLDLGISERTLYRKLKEYDIEDL comes from the coding sequence ATGGAACTTCAATCACTAAAAAACAGATTTGGCATAATTGGTAATTCACCAGGGTTAAACCATGCATTGAATGTTGCGGCACAGGTTGCCAATACCGATTTAAGCGTTTTAATTAATGGCGAAAGCGGCGTGGGTAAGGAAGTGTTTTCACAAATCATACATGCACTGTCTGCCCGCAAGCACAATCCATTTATTGCCGTAAACTGCGGCGCAATTCCCGAAGGCACTATTGATTCTGAGTTATTCGGCCATGAAAAAGGCTCCTTTACCGGAGCTGTTGACGGCCGCAAAGGATATTTTGAAACCGTAAACGGGGGCACCATTTTTTTGGATGAAATTGGTGAGCTTCCGCTGGGTACGCAGGCAAGGCTGCTCCGGGTTTTGGAAACCGGAGAATATATAAGGGTAGGGAGCAGCAAAGTGCAAAAAACCGATGTAAGGGTAATTGCCGCTACCAATAAAGATTTGCTAGAATCAACCCATACCGGGAAGTTCAGGGAGGATTTATATTACCGTTTAAACACCGTGCCCATTCGAGTGCCTGCATTGAGGGACAGAAAAGAAGATATTTATTTATTATTCCGCAAGTTTGCATCAGATTTTGCCGATAAATATAAAACTACGCCGGTACAGTTAAGCGATGGCGCTGTAGAAGTTTTGCTTCATTATTCCTGGCCTGGAAATGTGAGGGAACTAAAAAATATAGCCGAACAAATTTCAGTGCTGAGCAAAGATAAATCGGTTTCTGCTGACCAATTCAGGGGCTTTTTGCCCGAGACGCATTACGACAGGCTGCCAGTGCTGGCAGGTACGGGTACAAGTGTAAGCCATGCGGAGTTTGCCAATGAAAGAGAAATTTTATACAAGCTTTTTTTCGACATGAAAAAAGATGTAAATGAATTGAAGAAAATGTTTTTTGATATTTTACAAAACCCGGCACACGCCGCCCCAGTTTTTAATAATGAAAACCACCAGGTACATAACGAAATTTATCCTGCCTCAAATGGCGCCAATACTTTAATATCGGGCAATCCTTCGGTAATATTGCCCGGCCGTTCATCCAATGTAATTCAACCACATGAAGAAGTGGAAGAATCTTTGAGCATCATGGATAAAGAAAAAGAACTCATCATTAAAGCTTTAAAAAAGCACCGGGGAAAAAGAAAAGATGCATCACTCGACCTAGGCATTAGCGAACGCACCCTTTACCGAAAGCTGAAGGAATATGATATTGAAGATTTGTAA
- a CDS encoding VWA domain-containing protein produces MSIPEFQYTYLLYAGLLLPVVAVLIFLQALRKKKKAAKKIGDKKLVDQLTAAYSSRKYLIKFLLIVTALSLLVFSLANMRSSAGTPLGKRNGVDVMIALDVSKSMLAGDIKPNRLERARQLVNKLIDRLQNDRLGIVVFAGKAYLQMPLTADHSAAKMYLSTASPDIIPTQGTIIAEALKMSNAAFNSNEKKYKTIILISDGEDHDEDALAVAKNIAASGGIIHTVGMGSQQGAPILDLLTGQLKTDINGNTIISKLNEVELRQIAKSGNGLYQYFDNTDKVVNNILNQIAHMEQKAVKDDSLTDWLNYFQYFAAAAFILLLIEVFVTEKKRKANGGIKKKIITTAIHFLVFANFAIAQSENEFIKQGNAEYQKGNYSAAANKYKEAIKENPKSGIAYYNLANAQYKSKKTEESIAAYDKAAKLLSTSSELSDVWYNRGVVLQNNKKNDECIIAYKNALLLNPRHEQARQNLQKALRKQQEKKEKQNQQDQNKNQQPKPQSSRLSQKDAEEKLKALMQQERNLHDKLNKQNAQSPNQPEKDW; encoded by the coding sequence ATGAGCATTCCCGAATTTCAGTATACCTATTTATTATATGCCGGGCTACTGTTGCCTGTAGTAGCCGTGCTCATTTTTTTACAGGCCCTCAGGAAAAAGAAAAAAGCGGCAAAAAAAATTGGGGATAAAAAATTGGTAGATCAACTTACGGCGGCTTACAGTTCCCGTAAATACCTAATCAAATTTTTATTGATAGTTACTGCATTGAGTTTGCTGGTATTTTCTCTTGCAAATATGCGAAGCTCTGCGGGTACACCTTTGGGTAAAAGAAACGGAGTTGATGTAATGATTGCACTGGACGTAAGTAAAAGCATGCTTGCCGGGGATATTAAACCCAACAGGCTGGAAAGGGCAAGGCAATTGGTAAATAAATTAATTGACCGGTTGCAGAACGACAGGCTGGGGATTGTGGTTTTTGCAGGAAAAGCCTATTTACAAATGCCTTTAACGGCAGATCATAGTGCAGCAAAAATGTATTTATCTACTGCATCGCCGGATATTATTCCTACTCAGGGAACAATAATTGCTGAAGCCTTGAAAATGAGTAATGCCGCATTTAACAGTAACGAAAAAAAGTATAAAACCATTATTCTTATAAGCGATGGGGAAGACCACGATGAAGATGCACTGGCCGTTGCCAAAAATATTGCGGCATCAGGTGGTATCATACATACCGTAGGCATGGGTTCCCAGCAAGGTGCACCTATTTTAGACCTATTAACTGGCCAGTTAAAAACAGATATCAATGGAAATACAATCATAAGCAAGCTTAATGAAGTAGAGCTTAGGCAGATAGCAAAAAGTGGCAATGGCCTTTACCAATATTTTGACAATACCGATAAAGTGGTGAATAATATTTTAAACCAAATTGCACATATGGAGCAAAAAGCAGTAAAAGATGATTCGTTAACGGATTGGCTTAATTATTTTCAATATTTTGCTGCTGCCGCTTTTATACTTTTATTAATTGAAGTATTTGTAACTGAAAAAAAGCGTAAAGCAAATGGAGGCATTAAGAAAAAAATAATAACCACGGCGATACACTTTTTAGTTTTTGCGAATTTTGCCATTGCACAATCAGAAAATGAGTTCATTAAGCAGGGTAATGCCGAATATCAAAAAGGCAACTATTCAGCCGCAGCAAATAAATATAAAGAAGCTATAAAAGAAAACCCCAAAAGTGGTATTGCCTACTATAACCTTGCCAATGCACAATATAAATCAAAAAAAACCGAAGAGTCTATAGCCGCTTATGATAAAGCCGCAAAACTTTTAAGTACTTCATCTGAATTATCTGATGTATGGTATAATAGAGGCGTGGTATTGCAAAACAATAAAAAAAATGACGAGTGCATCATAGCCTATAAGAATGCTTTATTGCTCAACCCCAGGCATGAACAAGCCCGGCAAAATCTTCAAAAGGCATTACGTAAACAGCAGGAGAAAAAAGAAAAGCAAAATCAGCAAGACCAAAATAAAAATCAGCAACCCAAGCCACAATCATCCAGGCTTTCCCAAAAAGATGCCGAAGAAAAATTAAAAGCGCTGATGCAGCAGGAGCGCAACCTACACGATAAATTGAATAAGCAAAATGCACAGTCGCCCAACCAACCCGAAAAAGATTGGTAA
- the nadB gene encoding L-aspartate oxidase, whose protein sequence is MQTDFLVIGSGIAGLSYAIKVAQACPQKKITVLTKTQSDETNTKYAQGGVAGVWDKEHDSFTKHIEDTLIAGDGLCNPAIVEIVVKEGVERIAELINWGANFDKDPDGDYKLGKEGGHSEYRILHHKDITGWEMERTLLTAAAKQKNIEIINHCYVIDIITQHHLGYLVTKSTPDIESYGVYVLNLESKKIEKILASVTLLATGGNGQVYRSTTNPAIATGDGVAMVYRAKGRIENMEFIQFHPTALYETGVRGQSFLITEAVRGDGGILRNVNGETFMERYDNRKDLAPRDIVARAIDNEMKVNGTEFVYLDCRHMDQQKFLEHFPNIHAKCKSMGIDVANDMIPVSPAAHYSCGGIKTDEWGRSSIKNLYAAGECASTGLHGANRLASNSLLEAMVLAHRAFIDAVEKVNTKITISEKAIPDWNTAGTTAPKEMIVITQSIKELKLIMSDYVGIVRNNDRLQRANRRLDLLFDETVNLYQRTELSPQLCELRNMITVSYLIVKGAELRHESRGLHFNTDYPGKSEIVQNTIL, encoded by the coding sequence ATGCAAACAGATTTTTTAGTAATAGGTAGTGGCATTGCCGGCCTGAGTTATGCAATTAAAGTGGCACAGGCCTGCCCTCAAAAAAAAATTACAGTATTAACTAAAACACAAAGTGATGAAACCAATACCAAGTATGCACAAGGCGGTGTTGCAGGTGTATGGGACAAAGAACACGATAGCTTTACCAAACATATTGAAGACACACTCATTGCAGGGGATGGCCTTTGTAACCCTGCAATTGTGGAAATTGTAGTGAAAGAAGGTGTTGAACGCATTGCGGAATTAATTAATTGGGGCGCCAATTTTGATAAAGACCCCGATGGGGATTATAAATTGGGAAAAGAAGGCGGGCATAGCGAATATCGCATCCTTCATCATAAAGATATTACCGGCTGGGAAATGGAGCGCACCTTACTTACAGCCGCAGCAAAGCAAAAAAATATTGAAATCATCAATCATTGTTATGTAATTGATATTATCACCCAGCATCATTTAGGCTACCTGGTTACAAAATCTACACCAGATATTGAGAGTTATGGTGTGTATGTCTTAAACCTGGAAAGCAAAAAAATTGAAAAAATCCTGGCTTCGGTAACCCTGCTGGCAACCGGTGGAAACGGGCAGGTTTACAGGAGCACAACCAATCCTGCCATTGCTACTGGAGATGGTGTGGCAATGGTTTATCGTGCCAAAGGCCGTATTGAAAATATGGAATTCATCCAATTTCATCCTACAGCATTATATGAAACCGGTGTAAGGGGCCAAAGCTTTTTAATTACAGAAGCGGTACGGGGCGACGGTGGTATTTTACGTAATGTAAATGGGGAAACATTTATGGAGCGATACGATAACAGGAAAGACCTTGCGCCAAGGGATATTGTGGCCCGTGCAATTGATAATGAAATGAAAGTAAATGGTACCGAATTTGTTTACCTTGATTGCCGCCACATGGATCAGCAAAAATTTTTAGAACATTTCCCAAATATCCATGCCAAATGTAAAAGTATGGGTATTGATGTGGCAAATGATATGATACCTGTTTCACCTGCAGCCCATTATAGTTGCGGAGGAATAAAAACAGATGAATGGGGAAGGAGTTCCATAAAAAATTTATATGCCGCCGGTGAATGTGCCAGTACCGGGTTGCATGGCGCCAACCGCCTTGCCAGTAACAGTTTGCTCGAAGCAATGGTTTTAGCTCATAGGGCATTTATAGATGCTGTAGAAAAAGTAAATACTAAAATTACCATTTCAGAAAAAGCAATACCCGACTGGAATACCGCCGGAACCACTGCGCCCAAAGAAATGATTGTGATAACACAAAGTATAAAAGAGCTCAAACTTATCATGAGCGATTATGTTGGTATTGTTCGCAATAACGATCGTTTGCAAAGGGCAAACAGGAGGCTCGACCTATTGTTTGATGAAACAGTAAACCTTTATCAAAGAACAGAACTATCGCCACAACTGTGCGAATTACGCAACATGATTACTGTGAGTTACTTAATTGTAAAAGGCGCCGAACTAAGGCACGAAAGCCGGGGGCTGCATTTTAATACAGATTACCCCGGCAAAAGTGAAATAGTTCAAAATACGATATTGTAA
- the miaB gene encoding tRNA (N6-isopentenyl adenosine(37)-C2)-methylthiotransferase MiaB codes for MEELFTHKTIDELRQGEAISLPEIFNESGSKKFYIESYGCAMNFADSEVVASILQKEGFGATIEPEIADLIFINTCSIREKAEQTVRKRLTILKSYKKRNPGMLIGVLGCMAERLKATFLEEEKLVDIVVGPDAYRTLPQLITEAEGGQKAVNVLLSREETYADISPIRLNSNGVTAFVSIMRGCNNMCSFCVVPFTRGRERSRDVNSVVKECEALFNDGYKEVTLLGQNVDSYHFIDERNNRVINFAKLLEMVAKISPNLRVRFSTSHPKDITDEVLFTIARYENICNYIHLPVQSGSSRVLSLMNRTYSREWYVARVNRIREILPNCGLSTDMIVGFCTETEGDHEQSLELMEYCQYDLAYMYFYSERPGTLAARRFADDIPLEVKKKRLQQMVDLHRIHSLKSMQKDVGKAFKVLIEGASRKNADELFGRNEQNKVIVFPKENFSKGQYVNVLVETCTAGTLIGKAIH; via the coding sequence ATGGAAGAATTATTTACACATAAAACTATTGATGAGCTCAGGCAGGGAGAAGCTATTTCATTACCAGAAATATTTAATGAATCTGGCTCTAAAAAATTTTATATTGAAAGCTATGGTTGTGCTATGAACTTTGCCGATAGCGAGGTGGTAGCTTCAATATTACAAAAAGAAGGATTTGGCGCTACCATAGAACCGGAAATTGCCGATCTCATATTTATTAATACTTGCTCTATAAGGGAAAAAGCTGAACAAACCGTACGTAAAAGGCTTACCATTCTCAAGTCTTATAAAAAGCGTAACCCAGGAATGCTGATAGGCGTTTTAGGCTGTATGGCAGAAAGGCTTAAAGCAACATTTTTGGAAGAAGAGAAACTGGTAGATATTGTGGTAGGCCCAGATGCTTACCGTACCCTTCCGCAATTAATAACGGAAGCAGAAGGCGGACAAAAAGCCGTAAATGTTTTACTTAGCCGGGAAGAAACCTATGCAGATATTTCTCCCATTCGCTTAAACAGTAATGGCGTAACGGCCTTTGTAAGTATTATGAGGGGCTGCAATAATATGTGTTCGTTTTGTGTAGTGCCCTTTACCCGTGGCAGGGAACGCAGCAGAGATGTCAACAGTGTGGTGAAAGAATGTGAAGCATTATTTAATGATGGGTACAAAGAAGTAACTTTATTGGGCCAAAATGTAGATAGTTATCACTTTATTGATGAAAGGAATAATAGGGTAATAAATTTTGCCAAACTTTTAGAAATGGTAGCGAAAATTTCACCCAATTTAAGAGTGCGTTTTTCTACATCGCATCCAAAAGATATTACCGATGAAGTATTGTTTACCATTGCCCGGTATGAAAATATTTGTAATTATATCCACCTTCCGGTGCAAAGTGGCAGCAGCAGGGTACTTTCTTTAATGAACCGCACTTACAGCCGGGAATGGTATGTTGCACGGGTAAATCGTATAAGGGAAATATTGCCCAACTGTGGTTTATCTACCGACATGATTGTAGGCTTTTGTACCGAAACCGAAGGAGACCATGAGCAATCGCTGGAACTAATGGAGTATTGCCAATACGACCTGGCTTATATGTATTTTTATAGCGAAAGGCCGGGAACCCTTGCTGCACGCAGGTTTGCCGATGATATTCCTTTGGAAGTAAAGAAAAAAAGGCTGCAGCAAATGGTTGACCTGCACCGTATCCACTCTTTAAAAAGTATGCAAAAAGATGTGGGCAAAGCCTTTAAAGTGCTTATTGAAGGTGCTTCTAGAAAAAATGCAGATGAACTCTTTGGAAGAAACGAGCAAAATAAAGTAATTGTTTTCCCTAAGGAAAATTTTAGCAAAGGCCAGTATGTAAATGTGCTGGTTGAAACTTGTACCGCCGGAACTTTAATTGGTAAAGCCATACATTAA
- a CDS encoding SPOR domain-containing protein has protein sequence MSKAQVDFKDSLGVVTIKQDNRIEILGQKMAEYNLNLATKPRMSKGFRLMLLSTSNRDLAMSVRTKLLQQFPNESIYMSFQSPYIKIKFGNFEERGDADRMRKLLLAQKLVPGNIYIVSENIEVNPKDATTAN, from the coding sequence ATGAGCAAAGCTCAGGTTGATTTTAAAGATAGTTTGGGAGTTGTAACCATAAAGCAGGACAACCGTATAGAAATACTCGGCCAGAAAATGGCGGAATATAACCTTAACCTGGCCACAAAACCCAGGATGTCAAAAGGCTTTCGTTTAATGCTGCTTAGCACAAGCAACCGGGATCTGGCAATGAGTGTACGTACAAAACTGCTGCAGCAATTTCCCAACGAAAGTATTTACATGAGCTTTCAAAGCCCGTATATTAAAATAAAGTTTGGCAATTTTGAAGAAAGGGGCGATGCCGACAGGATGCGTAAGTTATTACTTGCCCAAAAACTTGTTCCGGGAAATATTTATATAGTATCCGAAAATATAGAAGTAAACCCAAAGGATGCTACAACGGCGAATTAA
- a CDS encoding class D beta-lactamase translates to MKPNIFIIALSLSFIYGCNTNEAKVDSSLKKYFDAKKVDGCFAFLDNSNGKITVYNFAMDTTRFLPASTFKIVNGLIALETGTATDENMPIKWNGNKVYFPNGKEATDWNKDLTFKEAFKASAVPYFQELARRIGKDTLQLWLDSLGYGTKKISGPVDSFWLNNTLKISPDEQLGLLKKLYFEQLPFRKSVQQTMSRLMVQEDNTAYKLSYKTGWGFDEAGNSIGWLTGWIEENRHVYFFVTLLKSPDKNFDMVPARIAITKDILKSYGFFEGKK, encoded by the coding sequence ATGAAACCTAATATTTTTATAATTGCCCTTTCTTTATCCTTTATTTACGGGTGTAATACAAACGAAGCTAAAGTAGATAGTAGCCTTAAAAAATATTTCGATGCAAAAAAAGTAGACGGTTGTTTTGCTTTTTTAGATAATTCAAACGGTAAAATAACCGTTTACAATTTTGCTATGGATACCACACGCTTTTTGCCGGCATCTACATTTAAAATAGTAAATGGGTTAATAGCTTTAGAAACCGGCACTGCCACCGATGAAAATATGCCCATAAAATGGAATGGCAATAAAGTGTATTTCCCCAACGGAAAAGAAGCTACCGATTGGAACAAAGATTTAACCTTTAAAGAAGCTTTTAAGGCAAGCGCAGTTCCTTACTTTCAGGAGCTGGCAAGGCGCATTGGTAAAGATACCCTGCAGCTTTGGTTAGATAGCCTGGGTTATGGTACAAAAAAAATATCTGGCCCCGTAGATTCGTTTTGGTTGAATAATACCTTAAAAATTTCACCAGATGAGCAATTAGGCCTATTAAAAAAATTATATTTTGAACAATTACCCTTTAGAAAATCCGTTCAGCAAACAATGAGTAGATTGATGGTGCAGGAAGATAATACAGCTTATAAGCTGAGCTATAAAACCGGTTGGGGATTTGATGAAGCAGGGAACAGCATTGGCTGGCTTACCGGCTGGATTGAAGAAAACAGGCATGTATATTTTTTTGTAACCTTACTTAAATCGCCAGACAAAAATTTTGATATGGTGCCTGCAAGAATTGCCATAACAAAAGATATTTTAAAGAGCTATGGTTTTTTTGAAGGAAAAAAATAA
- a CDS encoding DUF3109 family protein: protein MIAIDHVLLSDEVLQEKFVCDLAKCKGACCVDGDAGAPLEKDELKMIDKVYDKVKPYLNAESIAEIEKQGLYVYHKEFGWVTPAINGAICVYGIKDKNGVVKCGVEQAFYDNKIKWKKPVSCHLFPIIVKKSKNSTTEYVNYEPREDHCKPGCTLGKKLKVPVYEFLKEPLIRKFGKKFYEALSAAAIHLNSKK from the coding sequence ATGATAGCAATAGACCATGTTTTACTTAGCGATGAAGTACTTCAGGAAAAATTTGTTTGCGACCTTGCAAAATGTAAAGGCGCCTGTTGCGTAGATGGTGATGCCGGCGCACCATTGGAAAAAGACGAATTGAAAATGATAGATAAAGTGTACGATAAAGTAAAACCTTACCTCAATGCAGAAAGTATTGCTGAAATTGAAAAGCAGGGCCTTTATGTGTACCATAAAGAGTTTGGCTGGGTAACGCCGGCTATTAACGGCGCAATATGTGTGTATGGTATTAAAGATAAAAACGGTGTGGTAAAATGCGGTGTCGAACAGGCATTTTACGATAATAAAATAAAATGGAAGAAGCCGGTAAGCTGCCACTTGTTTCCCATAATAGTAAAAAAAAGTAAAAACAGTACAACGGAATACGTAAACTACGAGCCCAGGGAAGACCATTGTAAGCCAGGATGTACGTTAGGAAAAAAACTTAAAGTTCCTGTTTACGAGTTTTTAAAAGAACCATTAATACGTAAGTTTGGGAAAAAATTTTACGAGGCGCTATCAGCTGCAGCCATTCATCTAAATTCAAAAAAATGA